In the genome of Variovorax sp. PAMC26660, the window ACCGGCCGGGTGGGTGAAGGCGCGGATGATGGGCAAAAACGCGTAGGTCGCCAGCAGGGGCGCCTCGTCGGTCAGGGTGTAGACGATGGTGGGTTGCTTCGAGCTCATGCGCTTGCTTCCGTAATGCTGTGTTGTCGGGTGGCAGGGAGTTCAGGCGGGATCTGACCGCCAGAACCGCCGATTGTCGCCGGGCGCGCCGGTGAGATGCCATTTCACGGCCGGATCACCCCGCGGCGGCCTGTGTCAATGCAGCGGCAAGTCGATGCAAGCCGCGAGCGGGACCGTGTCGACGCGCGCGGCGCTGGCGACCAGCACAGCCTGCGAGGCTTGCCCCGAAAAGCCGGCGAGCGTGGCCCACAGGCAGCGGATCGACGCGGCATCGAGCCCGGCCGTGGGCTCGTCCAGCAGGAGCAGCGGGCGTCCCGACGCCAGCCCGGCCGCCATCCAGACCTTGCGCTTCGAACCCGTCGAAAGCATGTACATCTTCTTGTCGAGGTGCGGGCTCAGGGCGAAGCCTTCGACCAGGGCCTGCCACTTTTCTTCGCTGAAATGCGGGTTGCCCTTGTTCAGGGTGGCCGCGCATTCGCGGGGAGTGACTTCGTTGAACCGGTCCGTCGTGGGATCGACGAAGAACACGTTCTGGCGATAGGCCTCGGGTGCGCTGTCCAGTCGCGCGCCGGCCGCGGTCAACCGGCCGGTGGCGGGCAGCAGGCCGGCGATCACCTGGAGCAGCGCGGACTTGCCGGTGCCGGTGTCGCCGTACAGCAGCGTGACACCCGGGCCGATGGAGGCGTTCCAGTCGGCGGCGAGTGCGGGTTGACCCGGATATGCGAAGCCGAGGTCCTGGATCTGGAGAAGGGGGCGGGGGAGGGGAGAGTCGGTCGTGTTCACGCGGCGGTTTTAACTCATAGGGCGATGACGGCTGGCTACCATTCGCGCATGAAAAAACTCCTCACCGTCGGCGCCGGCAGCTTGCTCCTCGCCCTGGGGCTCGCGGGCCCCGCCATGGCCGCGCCTTCGGCGCAGGTCTTCGTTGCGGTCAAGGCGCCGGAGTCCGTCGATGCCGAGTGGCGTGCCCACCTGTGCGCCTTGCTGCCCCAGCCCTGCGACGCCCAGGCGCTGACGCTGCACCGGCCGCGCGGTGGCGCGCCCGGCGACTACGTGGTCATTTCAGAGAAGCCGCTGGCCATGGCGCGCCTGAAGCGCAATGCCGCCACCGCCGCCTGGCAGCTCGATCGCCTGCACGACTTCTCGAACTACGTGGCCTCGCTGCAGCAGGACCGCAAGAGCGACGACCCCGAGGTGTATCTCAGCCTCGCGCCGGCGCTCTATCCACTGGCCGAAGGCCGCTGGGCCGCGGCCGTGACGCAGCGCCAGTCCGAAAGCTACTCGGGTGGTGGCGCGTCTTTCGTCACGGCCGACTTCGTGCCGCTGGACACGCCGCCGGGTCAGCCGGCCAAGGCCGCGCACGAAGGTGTTCCTTACTGGTGTTCGCGATCGATCCGCGCCTGCTTCAGCGAGAAGGACTACAAGACCTCGCAGCACTGCCACGACGAAAGCCGCGGCAGCCTGCGCATTGCCTACGACGAGCCCGCCAAGGCAGGCGAGCCCTATGCGTGGCGCTACACATGGCTGCAAAGCGACTGGCCCGCGAACACCGGTCCCAGCGCCAACAAGCGCACCACCGTCAGCTTCACCGACGACTCGACCGAAGGGCTCGACTTCTGCGGCGGCGGCATGCAGTAGTTTTTTCGGCGTGCCATCAGGCCTGAGCGGCCCGAGTGGCACACAAACTGCTTAGAGAAATCGATCCAGGAGAAATGCCGGCTCGATGCTTCGAGTTAGTGCATTACCGAAGGCGATAGCCCAGAACGCTCAGGTCCCAAGACTGGATTTTTTCTAACGCTGGAGAGCGTTGCCCGGCGCCGTTCAAGGTGCCGAGGGCAGCCGCCGAAGGGGCAAGCCATGTGCGATGTGCGCGCATGGTGAATCTCTCAGGCCAAAGGACAGCAGGGGCACGCCGCGCCAACGCGCGGGGTGTCCTTGTTCGCTTCCGGAGCCTGTGTCCATGACTTTCATCCGAGCGCCTCGCGCATCCCTGCCATCGGCTTTGCCGCGGCGGCGGCCCGCGCGTGGCCGAAGCCTTTTCACGTTCACACCTTCCCCATTCCTTCCACCGGAGAACTGAAGCATGCTGTCGAAAAAAAACCTGATGACAACCCTCCTCGCGGGCGCGCTGTTTGCCGCCGCTTCGGCGAGCAGCTTCGCGCAGGATGCGGGCAAGGTGCTGCGCCTCGTGCCGCAGTCCGACCTGAAGATCCTCGACCCGATCTGGACCACCGCCTTCGTCACGCGCAACCACGGCTACATGGTCTACGACACGCTCTTCGGCGTGGACGAGCGGGGCAAGGTGCTGCCGCAGATGGTCGACAAGTACACGACCAGCGCCGACGGCAAGACCTGGAACTTCACGCTGCGCAAGGGCCTGGCCTTCCATGACGGCAAGCCTGTCACCTCCGACGACGTGCTCGCCTCGCTCAAGCGATGGGGCCAGCGCGACGGCCTGGGCCAGAAGATGTTCGCCGCCATGGACAAGACCGAGGCGGTCGATGCCAACAGCTTCAGGTTCGTCTTCAAGGAGCCCTTCGGCATGGTGCTCGACGCGCTGAGCAAGCCTTCGTCGAACCCGCCCTTCATCATGCCGGCGCGCGTGGCCGCCACCCCGGCCGACAAGCAGATAGACGACGCCACCGGCTCCGGCCCCTACATCTTCAAGAAGGACGAATACCGCCCCGGCGAAAAGATCGTCTACCTGAAGAACACCAAGTACGTGCCGCGCGCCGAGGCGCCCTCCGGCACGGCCGGCGGCAAGAACGTGTACGTCGACCGCATGGAATGGATCGTCCTGAAGGACGCGCAGACGCAGGCCAATGCGCTGGCCAACGGCGAGGTCGACATGATCGAGTGGGTGCCGTCGGAGCAGTACACCGCACTCAAGAACAACCCCGCCATCACGCTCGACAGCCCCGTGTCGAAGGGCTCGTTCGCGCTGCACCTGAACCACCTGATCCCGCCCTTCGACAACCCCAAGATCGCGCAGGCCGCCTTCATGGCCATCAACCAAGAGGCGCTGATGCGCGCCCAGCTCGTGCACAAGGAGCTGTACAACAGTTGCGCTTCCATCTACCCCTGCGGCTCGGCCTTCGCGTCCGACAAGACCGGCTACTTCACCGGCAAGCCGCAGTTCGAGAAAGCCAAGGCGCTGCTCAAGGAAGCAGGCTATGACGGCAAGCCCGTGGTGCTGATGTACCCGGCCGACTTCGCGGTGCTCAACAAGTTTCCGCCGGTGATGGCGCAACTGCTCAAGCAGGCCGGCTTCAACGTCGACATGCAGTCGATGGACTGGCCCACGCTGGTCACGCGCCGCGCCAAGAAGGACCCGGTCGACAAGGGCGGCTGGAACCTCTTCATCACCGGCTGGGGCATTGCCGACAACATGAACCCGATGTTCTTCGCGCCGCTCACGGGCAATGGCGAAAAGGGCTGGTTCGGCTGGGCCACCGACGACAAGCTGGAGCAGCTCAAGTCCGACTTCCTTGCCAGCACTGACGAACCCAAGCGCAAGGAGTTGGCCACCGCCATCCAGCAGCGCGTGTACGACACCGGCATCTACGCGCCCATCGGCGAATACAAGCCGCTCACGGCCTACCGCAAGGGCGTGGTGAGCGGCGTGGTGCGCTCGCCGGTGGCCGTGTTCTGGAACCTGAAGAAGAACTGACGCGGCCGGACCCGGGAGTCACCCATGCTGCTCTTTCTTGCACGCCGCATTCTCTCGACCGTGCCGGTGCTCGTCATCGTCGCGCTCATCGTGTTCCTGATGCTGCGGCTCGCGCCCGGCGACCCGGCCGCCGCCATCGTGGGCGACAGCGGCACCAGCGAGAACATCGCCCGCGTGCGCGAGCAACTGGGGCTCAACCAGTCGCTGCCCGTGCAGTTCTTCCACTGGAGTGCGCAACTGCTGCAGGGCAACCTGGGCGAGTCGTACTTCATGAAGAAGACGGTGGTGGAACTGATCGGCCAGCGCATCGAGGCCACGGTGTCCCTCGCCGCCGTGACGCTGGTGGCCACCATCCTCATCGCGGTGCCGCTCGGTGTGATCGCAGCGTGGCGCCACGGCGGCTGGCTCGACCGCATGCTGATGGGCTTCTCGGTCATGGGCTTTTCAATACCTGCGTTCGTGATCGGCTACGTGCTCATCTGGATCTTCGCGCTGCACCTGCAGTGGCTGCCGGTGCAGGGCTATCAGCGACTGAGCCAGGGGCCCTGGCTGTGGATCAAGCACCTGATCCTGCCGTCGATCACGCTGTCGATCATCTACGTGGCGCTGATCGCGCGTGTCACGCGCGCGGCCGTGGCCGAGGCGATGACCGAGGACTACATCCGCACTGCGCGTGCCAAGGGCATCTCCGAGACGCGGCTGCTGATGCGCCACGCGCTCGCCAACGCGGCCATTCCCATCGTCACGGTCATCGGCATCGGTATTGCGCTGCTGATCGGCGGCGTGGTGGTCACCGAGACGGTGTTCGCCATTCCGGGGCTCGGGCAGCTCACGGTCGACGCGGTGCTGTCGCGCGACTTCCCGTTGATCCAGGGCATCACGCTGTTCTTTTCCGTCATCTATGTGCTCATCAATCTGCTGATCGATGTGAGCTACCTGGTGTTCGACCCCCGCATCCGGTACTGAACGAAGTGAACGGAAACACCATGACCGATTCGACCCTTCCCCTTCCCCTTGCCACAGTGCCAGACATCGCCATCGAAGCGCTGGCACCGCCGCAACGGCGCTCGCTGCTCAAGCGCATCCTGGCCGACTGGTCGGTGCGCGCGGGCGGCAGCGTGTTGCTGCTGCTCGTGCTGATGTCGCTGGCCGCGCCGTGGCTCGGCACCATCGACCCGACCGCCATCGACCCCGGCAGCGGCAACCTCATGCCCGGCACGCGCGGCGAGTTCAACAGCCTGGCCGGCGACACCTTCGAGCACCTGTTCGTGATGGGCACCGACAGCCTCGGGCGCGACATCTGGAGCCGCACGCTGTACGGTGCGCGCGTGTCGCTCACGGTAGGCATTGCCGTGGCCGCGCTCGCCATGGTGTTCGGCATGCTCGTGGGCCTGCTGGGCGGTTACTTTCGCCGCATCGACGGCGTGATCATGCGGCTGATGGACGGCGTCATGGCCATCCCCGGCATCCTGTTCGCGATCAGCCTCGTGGCGCTGTTCGGCGGCACGCTGCTCACCGTGGTGGTGGCCATCGCGGTGCCCGAGATTCCGCGCGTGGCGCGGCTGGTGCGCTCGGTGGTGCTCACGGTGCGCGAAGAGCCGTATGTCGAGGCGGCGATTGCGCTCGACACGCCGACCTGGAAGATCCTCGTGCGGCACATCCTGCCGAATGCGATTGCGCCGCTGATCATTCAGGCGACTTATGTGTGCGCCTCGGCGATCTTGGTGGAAGCCATCCTGTCCTTCCTCGGCGTAGGCCTGCCGGCGGACATGGCGACCTGGGGAAACATCATGGCGGAGGGCCGCGCGCAGTTCAACCAGTACCCGCACAACGTCCTGTTTCCGGGCATCTTCCTGGCGCTCACGGTGCTGGCGGTGAACATCCTGGGCGACGGGCTGCGCGACACGCTCGATCCCAAGTTCAACAAGCGCGGAGGCTGAGCCATGGCACAAGCCCCCGTACTTTCCGTTCGCGACCTTGCCATCGCATTGCCGCGCGGCGGCGACCGGCCGCATGCGGTCGACAAGGTTTCCTTCGATGTGCCGCCGGGCAAGATCGTCTGCCTGCTCGGCGAATCGGGCTCGGGCAAGTCGGTCATTGCCAATGCGGTGATGGGCCTGCTGCCCGCAGGGCTCGTGCCGGTGCGCGGCACTATCGAACTGCAGGGCGAGAACCTGCTCGCCGCGCCGACATCGCGCCTGCGCCAGTTGCGCGGCCCGTCGATGGCCATGGTGTTCCAGGAGCCGATGACCGCGCTCAACCCCGTCATGACCTGCGGCGCGCAGATCGACGAGATGCTGGCGCAGCACGTGCGCATGGGCAAGGCCGACCGGCGGCAGAAGATCCTCGCGATCATGGCGCGCGTGCGGCTGCCGGAGCCCGAGCGCATCTTCGCGTCATACCCGCACCAGCTCTCGGGCGGGCAACGCCAGCGCATCGTGATCGCGATGGCGCTGATCCTCAAGCCCGCGCTGCTGATCTGCGACGAGCCGACCACCGCGCTCGACGTGACGACGCAGGCGGAGATCCTCAAGCTCATCCTCGAGCTGCAGACCGAGAACGGCACGGCCGTGCTCTTCATCACGCACGACTTCGGCGTGGTGGCCGAGATTGCCGACGAGGTGGTGGTGCTGCAGCTCGGCGCCATGATCGAGAAGGGCGACAAGATGGCGGTGCTCACGGCGCCGCGCGAGCCCTACACGAAGATGCTGCTCGATGCGGTGCCCGAACTGTCCGCGCACAAGCGCCCTCCGGTGGCGGACGCCTACCCGCTGCTCAACGCTGTGAACATCTGCAAGACCTACGTCACGGGCAGTTGGCCCGGCAAGCGGCGCACGGTGAAGGCGGCGCGCGATGTGTCGCTCGCGGTGCGGCCGGGCGAAACCGTGGGCATCGTGGGTGAGTCGGGTTCGGGCAAGTCGACGGTGGCGCGCTGCATCGCGCGGCTGATCGACCCGACCTCGGGCGACATCTTTGCCGATGGCCGGTCGGTGGCGCACGCCAAGGGGCGCGCGCTGTCGCCGTTTCGGCGCACGGTGCAGGTGATCTTCCAGGACCCGTACCGCTCGCTCAATCCAAGGCAGACCGTGGGCGCGTCCATCGTCGAAGGGCCGGTCAACTTCGGCATGCCGCACGACAAAGCCTGGGCGCGCGCCGAAGAGCTGATGCGGCTGGTGCGGCTGTCGTCCGATGCGCTGCACCGCTACCCGAGCGAGTTCTCGGGCGGGCAGCGCCAGCGCATCTCGATCGCGCGCGCACTGGCCTGCGACCCGCAGGTGCTGATCGCCGACGAGGCGGTGTCGGCGCTCGACGTGTCGGTGCAGGCGCAGATCCTGCGGCTGCTCGACGAGATCCAGCAGCGGCTGAAGATCGGCATTCTCTTCATCACCCATGACCTGCGCGTGGCCAGTCAGATCTGCGACAGCGTGATCGTCATGAGCCAGGGTGAAATCGTGGAGCGTGGCGAAGTGCGCGACGTGTTCTTCGCGCCGCAACACGAATACACGCGCAAACTGCTGGCTGCTGCGCCCGGCCGCGACTTCGCCTTTGCACGCAGTTGAAATTTCTTCGTTCCCACGTCAATGAAAAAAAGGATGTCATGAAAGTCTTCATCGCCGGTTTCCAGCACGAGACCAACACCTTCGCGCCCAGCAAGGCGGACTGGGCCGCCTTCAACGCGGGCTCCAGCTTTCCGCCGTACCGGCGCGGCGCTGCGATCGTCGAGGCCTATGCGGGCAGGAACATTCCCGTCGGCGGGTTCATCGACGCGGCGCGCGAGAAGGGCTGGTCGCTGGTGCCTTCGGCCTGGGCCGGCGCCACGCCCTCGGCGCACGTGACGGAAGACGCCTTCGAGCGCATCTCGGCCGCGATCACCGAAGACCTTGCAGCCGCGCTGGCCGATGGCGGCATCGACGCGGTCTACCTCGACCTGCACGGCGCGGCCGTGACCGAGCACCTGGAAGACCCTGAGGGTGAACTGATCGCGCGCATCCGCATGTTGGTCGGGCCTGACGTGCCCATCGTCGCGAGCCTGGACTTGCACGGCAACATCACCGCGCAAATGCTGGCCGAGGCCGATGCGCTGGCCACCTACCGCACCTACCCGCACATCGACATGGCCGACACGGGCCGGCTCGCAGCGACGCTGCTGGAGCGCCGCGTGGCGCGCGGTTCGCGCGAGCCGCTGCATGCGCGGCGGCTGAGCTTCCTGCTGCCGCTGAACGTGCAGTCGACCATGATCGAGCCGGCCGCATCGGTGTACGGATTGTTGAAGGAACTCGACGCGAAGCACGACGCGGTGCTGAGCTTTGCCACCGGCTTTCCTGCCGCCGACATCGCCGAGTGCGGCCCGGTGGTGTGGGGCTACGGTGATGACGCCGGCACGGCGGTGGCCACGCTGTATGAGCGCATCGACCAGCCGCGCTCGCAATGGCGGCTCGACGTGCTGGCGCCGCGCGTGGCGGTGGCGCGGGCGTTGGAGCTGGCGGAGGGTGCGAGCCGCCCGGTCGTCATTGCCGACACGCAGGACAACCCCGGCGCGGGCGCCGACAGCAACACCACCGGCATGCTGCATGCGCTGCTGGCCGAAGGCGCGGGCAAGCGCTTTCCGGGGCAGGTGGCGTTGGGCTTGATGTTCGACCCGGCCGCCGCAGCCGCGGCGCACGAAGCCGGCCTCGGCGCGCAGATCCGCATCGCGCTCGGCACCTCGGTGCCCACGTGGGGCGGCCAGTTCAGCGATGCGCCGGTCGAGGGCCTGTTCACTGTGACCGCGCTCAGCGACGGCCAGGTGCAGGGCAAGGGTCCGATGTCGCGCGGCGGTACGGTGTCGCTCGGCGCTAGTGCCTGCCTGGAGATCGACGGCGTGCGGATCGCCGTGGCCAGCGGCAAGAGCCAGATGCTCGATCGCGAGTTCTTCCGCTACCTGGGCATCGAGCCCGAGGCGATGAAGCTGCTGGTCAACAAAAGCTCGGTGCATTTCCGCGCCGACTTCGCGCCCATCGCCAGCACCATCCTCGTGGCCAAGGCGCCGGGCCCGATGGCTGCCGACCCGGCCGATCTGCCGTGGACGCGGCTGCCCGCCACGATGGCGCTGCAACCCTGAGCAGCCGACAGATTCTTCCCCTCCAACCTCAGAGAACACGATGCCGCAGAACGCACAGCACTACCTTGAGTACATGAGAAAGAACGCCGCCGAGTTCGTCACGGTGCGCCAGCAGATCCACCAGAACCCCGAGCTTGGTTTTGAAGAGTTCGGAACCAGCGACCTGGTGGCCGGGCGCCTCACGGCCTGGGGCTACGAAGTCGAGCGCGGGCTCGGCGTGACGGGGCTGGTCGGGCGCCTCAAGCGCGGCGGCGGAACGCGCGCCATCGGCATCCGTGCCGACATGGACGCGCTGCCCATCGAAGAGAAGACCGGCCTGGCCTACCGCAGCGGAAGGCCCGGCATCATGCACGCCTGCGGCCATGACGGCCACACCGCGATGCTGCTCGGCGCGGCCAAGTACCTCGCGCAGCACGGCGAGTTTTCGGGCACGCTCAACCTGATCTTCCAGCCGGCCGAAGAGGGCATGGGCGGCGCCGTGAAGATGATGGAAGACGGCCTGTTCGAGAAGTACCCCTGCGACGCGGTCTATGCCATGCACAACTCGCCGGGACGGCGGCAGGGCGACCTCGTGTTCCGCGAAGGCGCGGCCATGGCCTCGTCGGACTACGCCACCGTCACGCTCACCGGCGTGGGCGGGCACGGCGCCATGCCGCATCGCTCGGCCGACCCGATCGTTGCCGCGTCGAGCATCGTGATGGCGCTGCAGACCATCGTCTCGCGCAACGCCGATCCGCAGGAGATGACCATCGTCACCGTCGGTGCCATCCATGCCGGCAAGGCGAACAACGTGATTCCCGAAACCTGCGTGCTGGAGATCAGCGTGCGTTCGCTCCATCGCGAGATGCGCGAGCTGCTCGAAAAGCGCGTGAAGGCCATCGTGAATGCGCAGGCCGAGAGCTTTGGTGTGAAGGCGCACATCGACTACCGCAAGGGCTATGCGGTGCTGGTGAACACGCCGGATGAAACCGAGTTCGCGCGGCGCATCGGCCGCGAGCTGGTGGGCACGGAGCATGTGGAGCCGCAAGGCCCGGCCGTCACCGGCAGCGAAGACTTCGCGTTCATGCTGGAGAAAAGGCCCGGCTGCTACCTCTTCATCGGCAACGGCGCGCCGGGCCAGCACGGCGGTTGCATGGTGCACAACCCCGGCTATGACTTCAACGACAGCAACCTGCCGATCGGCGCGGCCTACTGGGCGCTGCTCGCCGAGAGCTACCTGCAGTAAGCGCGCTGCGGTGACGCGCTCAGTGCCTGGGCACCGTCACCGCACCCACATGCAGCGTGCGCCCCGCGCCGAGGCCCGCGATGACCAGCGCAATGCCCAGCCCGACGAAGAGCCAGGCCGATGCGCGGAAGCTGCCGGTCCATCCGTGCAGCAAGCCAGCCACCAGCGGACCGAAGGCCGCCACCATGTAGCCCACGCCCTGTGCCATGCCCGACAGGTGCGCGGCCACGTGCGAATCGGGTGAGCGCAGCACGATCACCGTGAGCGCCAGCGCAAAGGTGCCGCCTTGCGCAATGCCCAGCAGCACGGCCCAGAGCCACACACCTTGCAGCGGCGCGAACAGCATCGCCAGCATGGCCGTGACCGTGAGCGTTGCGAGCACCACGGCCAGGCCGCGCTGGTTGCGCAGCTTCACGGCCAGCGCCGGCACCACGAGGCAGGTCACCACCTGCGTCATCACCGACAGCGACACCACATAACCAGCCGTTTCGCTGCCGAGCCCGCGCTCGCGAAGGATCGGCGCGAGCCAGCCCATCACGATGTAGGCCAGGGCGGATTGCAGCCCCATGAAGAAGGTGACCTGCCAGGCCAGCTTGTCGCGCCAGAGCCCGCGCACGGTGAAGCCCGATTCGCTCGCCACCGGCTTCAGCGGCAGCGCCTGCGGCGCCCAGATCAGCGTGACGAGCGCGGCCGGCAATGCCCACATCGCAAGCGCCATCGTCCAGCCGCCGCCCAATGCATGTTCGATCGGCACCGTCAGGCCCGCGGCACTGGCGGCGCCGCCGCACACGGCCATGGTGTACAGGCCCATCATCAGCGCCGCCTGCTTGGCGAAGTCGCGCTTGACCAGCCCAGACAGCAGCACGTTCGACACCGCGATGCCGCTGCCTGCGATGGCCGAGGCCAGGAACAGCAGCGGGATGTTGCCGGTGCCGCGCAGCACCGTGCCCAGCAGGATCAGCACCATGCAGCCGAGCAGCGTGCGCTCGGTGCCGAAGCGGCGGCCCAGCCACGGCGCGAGCGGCGCGAAGACGCCCAGGCAGACGATCGGCAGCGTGGTCAACAGGCTCGCGGCCGTGGCCGACAGGCCGGTGGCCTTGATGATTTCGGGCAGCACCACCGACAGGCTGGCAAACACCGGCCGCAGGTTGAACGCGATCAGCACCACGCTGGCGCCGAGCAGGATGCGTCGGCCGGTGCTCGGCGCAGGCGTGGGGCGTGGCGGGGGTTGGCTGTCGACCTCGGCGTCGATCAGCAGTTCTTCGGTGGTGCCGGGGTGTGCGGGCTGGGTGCGTGGCGTCGAGGTGGAACCGGGGGAGAGCGTGATCGAACTCATGCCGCGCCCAGCGACAGCGCGTTGATCATCGGCGCCATGAAAGCGCGCACCGCAGCGGCCGCGATGTCGGGGTCGCCACTGGCAATGCCTTCGACGATGGAGCGGTGCGCGGCCTCGTCGGGTTCGGGCAGGCTGCTGCTCATCGTGCTGGCGATGGTTTCCTTGATATAGCCGGTGACGAAGCGGCAGGTCTCGGCCAGCGCGAGGTTGCCCGACACATCGACGATGGCCAGGTGAAAGGCGAGGTCGCGTTCGATGAAGCCGGCGCCACTGTCGCTCGCATCGGGCACGCCTCGCTTGTCGAGCAGGGTGTTCAGCCGGCGCAGGTCCTTCGCCGTGTGGCGCACCGCGGCCAGCCGCGCCGCTTCGACTTCGAGCGCGCGGCGCACCTCGAACTGGTCGCGCAGGCTGGCGCGCCGCATCTTCTGCAGGCTGGACGAGGGATCGAAGCCCGAGCGCACATAGGTGCCCGAACCCTGGCGCACTTCGAGCAGGCCGCGCGACACCAGCGTCTTGACGGCTTCGCGCACCGTGCCACGGCTCACGCCCAGCAGCAGCGCAAGTTGCGGCTCGATCGGGATGCGACTGCCAACCGCCCAGCGTCCGGCGGAAATTTCGGTGCGGATGCTGTTGGCGGCGGAGTCCGCCAGGGAGGTGCGAGGCGCTTGGGCAAGCATCAGGTGAGCCTATTCATTCAATGATTGGACGAATTTTGACGCCAAAGCAGAGTCCGGGATGCCCGCGAGGTGGTTGTCCACCTTGCGGCTCTGCCAAGGTTCAGCACTCTTGTTCGCAGGATTTTGCAAGCTGGATTCGCAGATTTATGGCCAAACGGTGAACTTTTCCCGCCATTTAGGAAACGTTGCATCAATTGTTACCAATCATCAACTCGATGGCTGAAAATGAAACTAAAGGTCACTTATGAATCAGTAGGTTGCCTTGGTCCTGCATTGTGGCCCTGCGCCCTGGCTTGCAGGCGCGTTCAGGGAGAAAACAAAAAACGGATCTCGCCGGGCTGAAATGAAGGATTTTTCTTTGTCGGATGTGCGGCTTTTCACGAAAGCCGCCCAGCTTGGAGGACTGACTCCCGCTGCCGACGTACTCAATGTGCCCAAGGCCTCCGCGTCGCGTCAGCTCCAGAGGCTGGAAGCCACGGTGGGGCACCTGCTGTTGCATCGCGGCTCCGCCCGCTTCGCGCTGACGGAAGAAGGCCGGGAATTCCTGGTGGCGGCCCAGCACGTGCTGACCATCCTCGACGACGTCATGCTGAACCTGTCGTC includes:
- a CDS encoding CynX/NimT family MFS transporter translates to MSSITLSPGSTSTPRTQPAHPGTTEELLIDAEVDSQPPPRPTPAPSTGRRILLGASVVLIAFNLRPVFASLSVVLPEIIKATGLSATAASLLTTLPIVCLGVFAPLAPWLGRRFGTERTLLGCMVLILLGTVLRGTGNIPLLFLASAIAGSGIAVSNVLLSGLVKRDFAKQAALMMGLYTMAVCGGAASAAGLTVPIEHALGGGWTMALAMWALPAALVTLIWAPQALPLKPVASESGFTVRGLWRDKLAWQVTFFMGLQSALAYIVMGWLAPILRERGLGSETAGYVVSLSVMTQVVTCLVVPALAVKLRNQRGLAVVLATLTVTAMLAMLFAPLQGVWLWAVLLGIAQGGTFALALTVIVLRSPDSHVAAHLSGMAQGVGYMVAAFGPLVAGLLHGWTGSFRASAWLFVGLGIALVIAGLGAGRTLHVGAVTVPRH
- a CDS encoding FadR/GntR family transcriptional regulator is translated as MLAQAPRTSLADSAANSIRTEISAGRWAVGSRIPIEPQLALLLGVSRGTVREAVKTLVSRGLLEVRQGSGTYVRSGFDPSSSLQKMRRASLRDQFEVRRALEVEAARLAAVRHTAKDLRRLNTLLDKRGVPDASDSGAGFIERDLAFHLAIVDVSGNLALAETCRFVTGYIKETIASTMSSSLPEPDEAAHRSIVEGIASGDPDIAAAAVRAFMAPMINALSLGAA